In the Candidatus Binatia bacterium genome, AGACGTTCCGCCGGCTGAATGCGCCGGCGCTGCTGAAGGAGGTCTACCAGGGGAGCAAGTTTGTGGACGGAGTCGCGGAGAAGAAGGTCAACCGGAGGCTCGCCGCCTGACCTCGTTTACACACCTATTGACACGACCTCTCGCGCAGGCACTGATGGCTCTATGCGACCCGACGCGGCCTCGCCAACCGCGCTCGACGCGCGGGCCCTGGCCTGGGGCCTGGTCGCGGTCGCCGTCGCGGTGGTGCTCGGCGTGCTCGGCAGCGGCGGGCTGCGCTGGTTCGACGCCGCGCTCGCGGGCTACCTGCTCGGCACGCTGTTCGCGATCTTCGGCACCGTCTACCGCTACGCCGTCTGGCTGCAGCGGCCGCCGACCGCTCGGCTGCACCGGCAGAGCTGGCGCGCGTTCCGTGCCGGCGGCTTCGCGAGCGTCAAGCATCTCGCGAGCCTCGTCGTGACGAATCTCCTCGGGCAGACGTTCATCGCGCACCGCTCGCGCTTGCGCTGGATCGCGCACCAGCTCGTCTTCTGGGGCTGCGTGCTCGCCGCGGCGATCACCTTCCCGCTGGTCTTCGGCTGGCTGCACTTCGAGTCGGTGGGACAGGACGCGGCGCGCTACCGCGCGTTCGTCGGTCCGTGGGCGACGATCGACTTCGACGCGACGAGCGTCCTCGGCTGGCTCATGTTCCACGGCCTCGACGTCGCCGCGGTGCTCGTGCTGGCGGGCGTCTTTCTCTTCCTCGGACGCCGCGTGCGCGACCCGGGCGCGCTCGCCGTCGAGCGCTCGACGGACTTCCTCGCGCTCGCGGGTCTGTTCGCCGTCTCGGTGACGGGGCTCATGCTCACCGTGTCGACGCTGTGGATGGGCGGGCGCTTCTACGCCTTCCTCACCACGGTGCACGCGCTGACGGTGATCCTCGGGCTGATGTACATCCCGTTCGGCAAGCTGTTTCACATCTTCCAGCGGCCGGCGAACCTCGGCGTGCAGTTCTACAAGCGAGCCGCAGCGGCCGGCCCGCAGCAGCGCTGCACCGAGTGCGGCGACGCGTTCGCGTCGGCGATGCAGGTGCGGGACCTGAAGGAGGTCCTGCCGCAGGTCGGCTTCGACTACGCGCTCGAAGGCGGCGGCAGCTACCAGGACGTCTGCCCGGCCTGCCGCCGTCGTCTGGTGACGCTCGCGCAGAGCCGGCGCGTCGGAGGGTTTGGCTGATGGCCGAGCTGCCACGCGACGAGGCGGAGCTCGTCGCGCGCTACGGACCGCACCTCAACCGTCAGCCGCCCGGCGGCTGGACCGGCAGCCTCGAGATCGACCGCGAGGTGAAGACCCACTGCTGCTTCTGCGGCCAGCAGTGCGGCATCGTGCTCAAGGTCAAGGACGAGCGCGTGGTCGGCTTCGAGCCCTGGTACGACTTCCCGTTCAACGAAGGGAAGCTCTGCCCGAAGGGCGTCAAGCGCTATCTTCAGGGCAGCCACCCGGACCGCCTGCTCGGACCGCTCGAGCGCGACCCGACGAGCCCGACCGGCTTTCGCCCGGTGTCGTGGGACGCGGCGCTCGGGCGCACCGCGTCCGAGATCCGCCGCATCCAGGAGACGTACGGCAAGAACGCGTTCGCGATGCTCTCGGGCGTGTCGCTGAACAACGAGAAGTCGTACCTGGTCGGCAAGTTCGCGCGCCTCGCGCTCGGCACGGCGAACCTCGACTACAACGGACGCCTCTGCATGGTCTCGGCCGGCGCCGCGAACAAGATGGCGCTCGGCATCGATCGCGCGTCGAACCCGTGGAGCGACATCCGCCTCGCCGAGGTGGTGTTCATCGCCGGCGCGAACGTCGCCGAGTGCGCGCCGATCACGACGAGCTACGTCTGGCAGGCGCGCGACCGCGGCGCGAAGCTGATCGTTGCCGACCCGCGCGTGACGCCGCTCGCGCGCACCGCAGACGTCTTCCTCGGCCTGCGACCGGGAACGGACTCGGCGCTGCTCGGCGCGATCCTGCACGTGCTGATCGAGCGCGACTGGCTCGATCACGAGTTCATCGAGCGGCACACCGAGGGCTTCGCCGAGGCCGCCGAGGCGGTGCGCGACGCGACGCCCGCGTGGGCCGAGCGCATCACCGGCGTGCCGGCGAAGCGCATCGAGCAGGCGGCGGAGCTCTGGGGCACGGCGAAGACCGGCATGCTGCTGCACGCGCGCGGCATCGAGCACCACACCAAGGGCGTCGAGAACGTGCTCGCGTGCATCAACCTCGGGCTCGCGACCGGACGCTACGGCAAGCCCGGCTGCGGCGTCACGACGATCACCGGCCAGGGCAACGGCCAGGGCGGGCGCGAGCACGGCCACAAGTGCGACCAGCTTCCCGGCAATCGCGACATCACCAACCCCGAGCACCGCGCCTACGTCGCCTCGGTGTGGGGCTGCGACGTCGACGACATCCCCGGCAAGGGTCTCACCGCGCAGGAGATCGTCGACGCGATCCACGCCGGCGAGATCAAGGGGCTGCTGTCGATCTGCTTCAACCCGCTCGTCTCGCTGCCCGACACCACGTTCACGCGCGAGGCGCTCGAGAAGCTCGAGTTCTACGCGGCGATCGACTTCTTCCTCTCCGAGACCGCGCGCCACGCGGACGTCGTGCTCGCGGGCTCGCTGCACGAGGAGGACGAGGGCACGAGCACGAGCGTCGAGGGACGCGTGATCAAGATCAACGCGGCGACGAAGCCGCCGGGCGACGCGCGCCTCGACTGGCACATCCTGGTCGACCTCGCGCGTCGCCTCGGCAAGGAGCGCTACTTCCCCTACCGCTCGAGCGAGGAGATCTTCGAGGAGCTGCGCCGCGCCTCGCACGGCGGCACCGCGGACTACACCGGCATCACCTGGCAGCGCATCGTCGACGAGAAGGGCGTCTTCTGGCCGTGTCCCGAGGAGGGACACCCGGGCACGCCGCGGCTCTACGAGGGTGGGCGCTTCTACACGAAGAGCGGCCGCGCCAAGTTCCATCCCGTCGAGTATCGACCGCCCGCCGAGGTGGTCGACGACGAGTACCCCGTGTGGCTCACGACCGGCCGCGTCGTGAGCCAGTACCTGTCGGGCACGCAGACGCGGCGCATCGGCCCGCTCGTCGATCAATACCCCGAGCCGCTGTGCGAGATGCACCCGCGGCTCGCGGCGTCGCTCGGCGTCACGACCGGCGACCTCGTGCGCGTCCGCTCGCGACGCGGCGAGATGACGCTGCCGGCCGCGGTGGTCGAGACCATCCGCCCGGACACCGTGTTCATCCCCTACCACTGGCCGGGCGCGCAGGCGGCGAACCAGCTCACGCAGCGCGCGCTCGACCCGATCTCGAAGATCCCGGAGTTCAAGGTCTCGGCGGTGCGGGTCGAGCGCGTCGGGCCCGGACGTACGGTGCGCGACGAGCGCGACATGGCGCTGCACGGAACGCCGGGATGAGAGCGTCGCGGAGCGCCAGCGCATGACCATCCTCGCGAGCCCCGGCGAGAAGATCTTCGTCATCGACCAGAGCCGCTGCATCGGCTGCAAGGCGTGCGTGCAGGCGTGCGAGGAGTGCGGCACGCACCGCGGCCACTCGATGATCCACCTCGACTTCGTCGACCGTGGCGCGAGCACGCAGACCGTGCCGATGGTCTGCATGCACTGCGAGGACCCGACGTGCGCCGAGGTCTGCCCCGCCGACGCGATCAAGCAGAACGAGGACGGCGTCGTGCAGTCCTCGCTCAAGCCGCGCTGCATCGCGTGCTCGAACTGCGTGCTGGCCTGCCCGTTCGGCGTGCCGAAGCTGATGGTCGAGCTCAACCAGATGATGAAGTGCGACATGTGCTACGACCGCAGCTCGCAGGGGCTCGCGCCGATGTGCGCGTCGGTCTGTCCGAGCCAGGCGCTGTGGTTCGGCACGCGCGAGGACTTCGCGCGCACGCGACGCGGCGTGCTGGTCGACGAGTTCGTCTCCGGCCGGCAGCGCGTGCGCACCAAGGTGCTGACGGTCGCGAACGACGCGGGGCCGATCGACGTTCTCGGCGCCCGCGACGCGCGCACCTGGCACGACGATCCGTTCGGGCTCGACGAGCTCGCAGAGGGAGGAAGCGATGGCTGACGCGAGCGTCCCGAAGTGGCGCGCCGACTTCCCGTACACCTCGGACGGCGAGGACGAGGTGACGCGGCGCGAGTTCGCCCGCTATCTCGTGCTCGCCTCGGCGTCGTTCGCCGCGGCGAGCGTCGGGGTCGCGGCGTGGACGTCGCTGCGCACGATCAACCGCGGCGCGCCGCAGCCGATCGTCGCGGCGAGCCACGTGCCGCCGGGTGGCGCGTACCTCTTCCGCTACCCGACCGAGCTCGACCCGGCGATCCTGGTCCACCTGCCGGACGGCGAGCTGCGCGCCTTCAGCCAGAAGTGCACGCACCTCGGCTGCGTCGTCACCTACCGGCCGCGCGAGGGGCAGATGTTCTGCCCGTGCCACGACGGCGTGTTCGACGCGAAGAGCGGCATCGTGCTCGCCGGACCGCCGCAGCGTCCGCTCGGACGGATCGCGGTCGAGCTCCGTGCGGACGGCATGATCTGGGCCCTCGGAGAGGAGGCGCACGATGGCGCGTCCGCGTGAGGTCGCCTCCGCCGTCGGCATCTTCGTCGGCGTGCTGCTTTCTCTGCAGATCTTCCTCTTGACGGTCGGCCTGGACGCGCTGCACGCGCACGACACGCAGCTCGCGTGGACGTCGGCGCTGTTCTCCGTCCTGCTCGCGGCCGGCTCGGCCGGCTTCTACCGCTACCTGCAGCGATGAAGGGCCCGGATCCTGCGCCGCCGCGCCGCTCGGGACCGATCGGCGGCGAGATGGTGCACGTGCTGCACGGCATCGCGCACCGCTTCCAGCTCCCGACCTTGATGGCCCACCACTCGCGGCTGTGGATCCTCGGGCTGTTCTCGCTGATCAACGGGCTCGTCTCGATCGGCCTCATGGCGGCCGCGGCGGTCGCGACCGGCGCGCCGTTCGTCTTCCCCTCGCTCGGCCCGACGGCGTTCCTGCTGTTCTACACGCCGACGCAGCCCGCCTCCTCGCCGCGCAACACGCTCGGCGGCCACCTGATCGGGGTCCTCGCGGGCTACCTCGCGCTCGTCGTGTTCGGGCTCACGGACCGCGGCCCCGCGCTCGCGGACGGCGTCGACTGGGCGAACGTCGGCGCGGCGGCGCTGTCGCTCGGGCTCACGAACGGCGCCATGGTCTGGCTCAACGTGCCGCACCCGCCGGCCGGCGCGACGACGCTGATCGTCGCGCTCGGCATCCTGCGCGAGCCGTGGCAGCTCGCCGTGCTGATGCTCGCGGTCGTGCTGCTGGTCGTGCAGGGCTTCGTGATCAACCGGCTCGCGGGGATCGACTACCCGCTCTGGGCGCCGCGCCCGTCCGACGCGCCTGCACGGCCCGCTCCCGACCGGCGACGGCAGTCTGTGTGATCGGCTCGCGCTGCGCGCGCGCTTCCGCCCTCGTCGCTCGGAGGCGCGGCGGTCAGTGCGCCGGCGCGTCGGGCGTGATGCGCGTCCAGAGATCCGTGAACTCGATCGAGTCGAAGAAGGCGAGCACGCGCACGATGCGATCGTCGCGCATCTCGAGGTACCAGGTGTAGGTGTTGCGGTACGGCTTGCCGTCGCGCGCCGTGCCCTCGGCGTCGAACAGCGCGATCACCGTGTCGCCGTCCGCGTAGAGCTCGCGCACCGTCGGCACGAGCCGCTGCGCCATGCGCGCGTTGAAGGGCGCGATCACCTGGTCGAGAAATTCCTGCTTGCTGGCAAAGGTCCTCGAAACCGGCGTGTTGCCCACGATCGTCCACTGCGCGTCGGGCGCGAGCAGGTCGAAGACGCTGCCCGTCCCGTCGCGCCACCGCAAGAAGGCGGCGCGGACGGTCTCCCGGTTGCGGTCCTGCAAGGTCGTCGCTTCCGACATCGGCGTTCCTCCGGGGATGGCCGTCGCCGCGAGCAGCAGCGCAGTTCCGACGGCCTCCGCATGTTTATCATCGATTCGCTGCCGTTCGCGCGGCGCGGGGATGCCATCGCCGCGCTCTCAGGACTTCACGACCAGCGCGTAGCCCGCACGCTCGAGCGCGCGCTCGACCGCCGGCAGGACGCGCGGCGAGTCGTTGTGCGGGCTCACCGGCACCTCGGGGTAGGACTCCATCGCGGCGACGATCTCGTCCGCGCGCGACGCGAGCAGCGCGTCGCACTGCGCGTAGAGCCCGTCCGGGCCCTCCTCCACCGGGTTGTGCTGCGCGAGGACGTGGCGCAGCGTCGCGACGATCGTCGGCGTCGGCGTGGGCACGAGCAGCGACGCGATCCCGCCGTGGTCGAGCCGCAGGCGCGCCGCCATGGGCAGCGGCGTGCCGCCCGCGGCTTCCTGCGCCGCCGGCAGGAGCAGCTTCTCCTCGATCGCGATGTGGCGGAGAAGCCCGCGGCGAAATTCGGCGTAGGGCGCCATGTCGTACGGCTCGCCGCGCGCGGTCGCGGCGTCGAGCAACGCTTCGAGGCGCGCGTGGTCGGCGGTGAGGTGACGGGTGATGGCGTCGCTCGTCGTCACGGCCGCTCTCCGTCGGCATCGAACGCGACGGCGGCGCCGTCGGTGACGGGGTGCAGCTGCAGCTCCGGCTGCGCGGCGCGGGCGTCGATCCAGAGCCGCGTGCCCGCGAAGAGCGCGCCGGGGCGCGTCCCGGCGACGGCGAGCAGGCCCTGCGCGGCAAGCGGCGCTGGGAAGCACTCGGGCACGCCAACCGGCAGCCAGACGGGATCGCCCTGCACATCGACGTCGGTCGCGACCAGCGCGCGGGCGCACGCGCCGCCGCCCTGCGGCTCGACCTCGAGACCGAGCGCGAGCCCGATCTCGAGCTGCGTCGCGAGCGCCGCCGTCTCGTCCGGCGACGCGCCCGGCGCGACGTCCTCCGCGCGGACGTCGGTCCACGCGCACGCGCCGTCGCGGCAGATCCGCAGGCGCAGCCGGAGCTTCTCGGCGTCCGGATCGCCGCTGCCGAGCGGCGCACCGGGCGTGCGCCCCGCCCGCACCTTGTCGCGACAGACCGCGAACGAGGTGTGCGACGTCGCGTCCGCGCTCGCCGCCGCGACGAGGCACGGGATCGCGTCCGCCTCGCCGCCGACCGACGGCAGCGTCGCCCAGCGCGCCGCGGACGACGCGGGCACGTCGTGCAGCGCGCTCGCCGTCTCGCCCGCGGCGAGCGGATCGAGCACGAGACGCTCGCCGGGCTCGACGATCTCGCCCGCGTCCGCGTCGAACGGGCGCAGCGGCTGCGCCGGACCGCGGTCGTGGGCCTGGATCCACGGCGAGTCGCCCTGCAGCACCTGCGCGCCCAGCGCGATGCGCTCGAGCTGATCGGCGACGCTCTGCGCGCCGCCCATGCGCACCATGCCGTTGCGGGCGAGGAACGGAGCGAGGTTCGGGTCGGCCGTGTCCTCGACCTGCAGCCAGACGACCCGCCGCAGCGCGCGCGCCAGGTCCTCGCGCGACAGCTCGGCGCGGATCTTCTCGGGCAGCGTGTCCCACTGGATCTTCCACGACGACGCCATCGAGAACGCGGAGCGCGCGCGCAGGTCGCCGCGCAGCGTGAAGTGCGCCCAGTCGAGCGTGCCCTTCGCTTCGGGCAAAAGGTCGTCGAAGTTGCCGAGCACGGTGACCAGGAAGCGTCCGCGCAGCGCGGCGATCGTCGGCCAGCCGTGCGTCTCGACGCACGCGGCGAGGTCGGGATCGGGATCGGCGCCCTCGGGGTCGCAGAGCGCGAGCAGGTCGCGCGGCCGGAAGAGCCACGGTCCGAGGCTTTCCTCGAAGATCGCCTCGAGGTCGTCGACCGTGTGCTCGGCGTC is a window encoding:
- a CDS encoding MFS transporter, producing the protein MRPDAASPTALDARALAWGLVAVAVAVVLGVLGSGGLRWFDAALAGYLLGTLFAIFGTVYRYAVWLQRPPTARLHRQSWRAFRAGGFASVKHLASLVVTNLLGQTFIAHRSRLRWIAHQLVFWGCVLAAAITFPLVFGWLHFESVGQDAARYRAFVGPWATIDFDATSVLGWLMFHGLDVAAVLVLAGVFLFLGRRVRDPGALAVERSTDFLALAGLFAVSVTGLMLTVSTLWMGGRFYAFLTTVHALTVILGLMYIPFGKLFHIFQRPANLGVQFYKRAAAAGPQQRCTECGDAFASAMQVRDLKEVLPQVGFDYALEGGGSYQDVCPACRRRLVTLAQSRRVGGFG
- a CDS encoding molybdopterin oxidoreductase family protein — encoded protein: MAELPRDEAELVARYGPHLNRQPPGGWTGSLEIDREVKTHCCFCGQQCGIVLKVKDERVVGFEPWYDFPFNEGKLCPKGVKRYLQGSHPDRLLGPLERDPTSPTGFRPVSWDAALGRTASEIRRIQETYGKNAFAMLSGVSLNNEKSYLVGKFARLALGTANLDYNGRLCMVSAGAANKMALGIDRASNPWSDIRLAEVVFIAGANVAECAPITTSYVWQARDRGAKLIVADPRVTPLARTADVFLGLRPGTDSALLGAILHVLIERDWLDHEFIERHTEGFAEAAEAVRDATPAWAERITGVPAKRIEQAAELWGTAKTGMLLHARGIEHHTKGVENVLACINLGLATGRYGKPGCGVTTITGQGNGQGGREHGHKCDQLPGNRDITNPEHRAYVASVWGCDVDDIPGKGLTAQEIVDAIHAGEIKGLLSICFNPLVSLPDTTFTREALEKLEFYAAIDFFLSETARHADVVLAGSLHEEDEGTSTSVEGRVIKINAATKPPGDARLDWHILVDLARRLGKERYFPYRSSEEIFEELRRASHGGTADYTGITWQRIVDEKGVFWPCPEEGHPGTPRLYEGGRFYTKSGRAKFHPVEYRPPAEVVDDEYPVWLTTGRVVSQYLSGTQTRRIGPLVDQYPEPLCEMHPRLAASLGVTTGDLVRVRSRRGEMTLPAAVVETIRPDTVFIPYHWPGAQAANQLTQRALDPISKIPEFKVSAVRVERVGPGRTVRDERDMALHGTPG
- a CDS encoding 4Fe-4S dicluster domain-containing protein is translated as MTILASPGEKIFVIDQSRCIGCKACVQACEECGTHRGHSMIHLDFVDRGASTQTVPMVCMHCEDPTCAEVCPADAIKQNEDGVVQSSLKPRCIACSNCVLACPFGVPKLMVELNQMMKCDMCYDRSSQGLAPMCASVCPSQALWFGTREDFARTRRGVLVDEFVSGRQRVRTKVLTVANDAGPIDVLGARDARTWHDDPFGLDELAEGGSDG
- a CDS encoding Rieske (2Fe-2S) protein, translated to MADASVPKWRADFPYTSDGEDEVTRREFARYLVLASASFAAASVGVAAWTSLRTINRGAPQPIVAASHVPPGGAYLFRYPTELDPAILVHLPDGELRAFSQKCTHLGCVVTYRPREGQMFCPCHDGVFDAKSGIVLAGPPQRPLGRIAVELRADGMIWALGEEAHDGASA
- a CDS encoding HPP family protein, which produces MKGPDPAPPRRSGPIGGEMVHVLHGIAHRFQLPTLMAHHSRLWILGLFSLINGLVSIGLMAAAAVATGAPFVFPSLGPTAFLLFYTPTQPASSPRNTLGGHLIGVLAGYLALVVFGLTDRGPALADGVDWANVGAAALSLGLTNGAMVWLNVPHPPAGATTLIVALGILREPWQLAVLMLAVVLLVVQGFVINRLAGIDYPLWAPRPSDAPARPAPDRRRQSV
- a CDS encoding nuclear transport factor 2 family protein, translated to MSEATTLQDRNRETVRAAFLRWRDGTGSVFDLLAPDAQWTIVGNTPVSRTFASKQEFLDQVIAPFNARMAQRLVPTVRELYADGDTVIALFDAEGTARDGKPYRNTYTWYLEMRDDRIVRVLAFFDSIEFTDLWTRITPDAPAH
- a CDS encoding hemerythrin domain-containing protein, with product MTTSDAITRHLTADHARLEALLDAATARGEPYDMAPYAEFRRGLLRHIAIEEKLLLPAAQEAAGGTPLPMAARLRLDHGGIASLLVPTPTPTIVATLRHVLAQHNPVEEGPDGLYAQCDALLASRADEIVAAMESYPEVPVSPHNDSPRVLPAVERALERAGYALVVKS